One window from the genome of Dolosigranulum savutiense encodes:
- the rnc gene encoding ribonuclease III: protein MNALKQHIKNNFNIVFNDDRILTEAFTHASYANDHRHLVDEPIKNLERLEFLGDAVIELFVSDYLFNQFKELPEGQLTRLRASIVRAESLAELATECQLAQFIRLGKGEEKMGGRQRPALLCDVFEAFVGAIYQDQGVESVRRFLRQVMFSKVEQNSFSYDTDYKTALQEFMQQSGVVNIEYTVLGTSGPDHDREFTVEVSIEGDYHGVGMGKSKKLAEQKAAKQALEALSS from the coding sequence ATGAATGCATTAAAACAACATATAAAAAATAATTTTAATATAGTATTTAACGATGATCGGATTTTGACAGAAGCCTTTACGCACGCTTCGTATGCCAATGATCATCGTCATTTAGTTGATGAACCGATTAAAAATTTGGAGCGTCTTGAATTTTTGGGTGATGCAGTGATTGAATTATTTGTATCAGATTATCTATTTAATCAATTCAAAGAGTTACCGGAAGGGCAGTTAACACGTTTGCGAGCTTCGATTGTTCGAGCAGAGAGCTTGGCCGAATTAGCGACTGAATGTCAATTAGCTCAATTTATTCGTTTAGGTAAAGGAGAAGAAAAGATGGGTGGTCGTCAACGACCAGCCTTGCTTTGTGATGTATTTGAAGCATTTGTTGGAGCGATTTATCAAGATCAAGGGGTTGAGAGTGTTCGTCGCTTCTTACGCCAAGTGATGTTTTCTAAAGTTGAGCAAAATAGTTTTTCCTATGATACAGATTATAAGACGGCGCTGCAGGAATTTATGCAACAGAGTGGTGTTGTTAATATTGAGTATACAGTCTTGGGGACATCAGGGCCGGATCATGACCGTGAATTTACGGTAGAGGTATCGATTGAAGGCGATTATCACGGAGTCGGTATGGGTAAGTCGAAGAAGTTGGCGGAACAAAAAGCAGCTAAACAAGCACTAGAAGCACTGTCATCTTAA
- a CDS encoding hemolysin III family protein — protein sequence MNGVVKHMNNSHLSKTYLIINEVLNAVTHGIGAVLSTVGLVFLIFKALDMGSSLKLIAYIVYGATLILLYLNSTLYHSLKFTKAKYFMRRMDHASIFLLIAGTYTPYTLITIGETIGIVATTIIWALALFGVLYKAFWFQKFQGLSTWLYIGMGWISLFLMHYLYQGLGTYGIIWLGAGGLAFTIGTLFYSLKQVKFMHVIWHLFVMLGTIFMFISIYLYT from the coding sequence ATGAATGGAGTAGTTAAACATATGAACAATTCTCATCTCTCAAAAACATACTTAATAATCAATGAAGTCTTAAATGCTGTAACTCATGGCATTGGTGCTGTTTTAAGTACAGTCGGTCTTGTCTTTTTAATTTTTAAGGCACTTGATATGGGGAGTAGTTTGAAACTGATCGCCTACATCGTCTATGGGGCCACCTTAATTTTACTCTATCTGAACTCAACGCTGTATCACAGTTTGAAGTTTACGAAGGCGAAATATTTTATGCGCCGGATGGATCATGCCAGCATCTTCCTGTTAATTGCAGGAACATATACGCCTTACACGCTCATTACTATTGGCGAAACTATCGGAATCGTAGCCACTACCATCATCTGGGCACTCGCTTTATTTGGCGTTTTATACAAAGCATTTTGGTTCCAAAAATTCCAAGGACTATCGACTTGGCTGTATATCGGTATGGGGTGGATTTCACTCTTTTTGATGCACTATCTCTATCAAGGACTGGGCACCTATGGCATTATTTGGTTGGGGGCAGGCGGTTTAGCCTTTACAATTGGAACCCTTTTTTACAGCTTAAAGCAGGTTAAATTTATGCATGTCATCTGGCACTTATTTGTCATGTTGGGCACCATCTTTATGTTTATATCGATCTATCTTTATACTTAA
- a CDS encoding dihydrofolate reductase: MLTFVWTEDENQLIGQANKLPWHLPADLKHFKTVTVGDAVLMGRKTYEGLPIKPLPNRRNIILTRNKDYVAPGAEVFHSKEAILSAVDTDQQTLHIIGGGEIYRLFIDEVDELYQTVIEGDFEGDTYFPTLDFSEFELLSKKEGIVDEANRHPHTFYHYRRKNT, translated from the coding sequence ATGTTAACATTTGTATGGACAGAAGATGAAAACCAATTAATCGGTCAAGCAAATAAGTTGCCGTGGCATTTACCTGCTGATTTGAAGCACTTTAAGACTGTAACGGTGGGAGATGCTGTCCTGATGGGGCGAAAAACTTATGAGGGCTTACCGATTAAACCACTGCCTAATCGTCGCAATATCATTCTGACCCGTAATAAAGATTATGTTGCTCCGGGTGCCGAGGTATTTCACTCGAAAGAAGCCATTCTGTCTGCTGTGGATACGGATCAGCAGACACTTCATATTATCGGAGGTGGGGAAATATATCGGTTGTTTATTGATGAAGTAGATGAGTTGTATCAAACCGTTATTGAAGGAGACTTTGAGGGAGATACGTACTTTCCAACGTTAGACTTTTCAGAGTTTGAATTATTATCTAAAAAAGAAGGCATTGTCGATGAAGCTAATCGCCATCCCCATACGTTTTACCATTATCGACGTAAAAATACCTAA
- a CDS encoding thymidylate synthase, with the protein MEQNYLNLARDILANGIDRDDRTHTGTRSVFGRQMRFNLQEGFPLLTTKRVPFGLIKSELLWFLRGETNIKFLLEHNNHIWDEWAFERFVESEDYHGPDMTNFGRRAQEDEDFNVVYQETLKSFTDRILTDTAFAEVYGDLGHVYGAQWRSWRGADGQVIDQIQQVIDQIKHNPNSRRLIVSAWNPAEVDEMALPPCHAFFQFYVADGKLSCQLYQRSGDVFLGVPFNIASYALLTHLIAHETGLEVGEFVHTLGDAHIYHNHFDQIRLQLSREPRELPLLRLNTDKSSVFEFEMDDIQLENYNPHGRIKAPVAV; encoded by the coding sequence ATGGAACAAAATTATTTAAACTTAGCACGTGATATATTGGCGAATGGGATCGATCGAGATGATCGAACGCATACAGGGACGCGTTCGGTATTTGGGCGACAGATGCGGTTTAATTTACAGGAAGGTTTTCCGCTACTGACAACGAAACGGGTGCCGTTTGGATTAATTAAGTCTGAGTTATTATGGTTTTTACGTGGGGAGACGAATATTAAGTTTTTACTCGAACATAATAATCATATATGGGATGAGTGGGCATTTGAACGGTTTGTCGAGAGTGAGGATTATCATGGCCCAGATATGACAAATTTTGGCCGACGCGCACAGGAAGATGAAGATTTCAATGTAGTTTATCAGGAAACATTAAAGAGTTTTACCGATCGAATTTTAACAGATACAGCATTTGCTGAAGTATATGGTGATTTAGGGCATGTATATGGCGCACAGTGGCGCTCATGGCGTGGTGCGGATGGTCAAGTCATCGATCAAATTCAACAAGTTATTGATCAAATTAAGCATAATCCGAATTCACGTCGTTTAATTGTCTCGGCTTGGAATCCTGCTGAAGTGGACGAAATGGCCTTACCACCTTGCCATGCTTTTTTCCAATTTTATGTTGCTGATGGGAAGTTAAGTTGTCAGCTGTATCAACGCAGTGGAGATGTATTTTTAGGTGTTCCGTTTAACATTGCTAGTTATGCTCTGTTGACGCATCTTATTGCTCATGAGACCGGCTTGGAAGTTGGCGAGTTTGTGCATACATTAGGTGATGCTCATATTTATCATAATCATTTCGATCAAATTCGGTTGCAGTTAAGTCGTGAGCCACGTGAATTGCCACTCCTGAGATTAAATACAGATAAGTCAAGTGTGTTTGAGTTCGAGATGGACGATATTCAATTGGAAAATTACAATCCACATGGTCGGATTAAAGCGCCTGTTGCGGTTTAG
- a CDS encoding ABC-F family ATP-binding cassette domain-containing protein: protein MKELKASGISQSIGMKVLFDGVDLSLQSGDKVGLIGINGTGKTTLLDTLVGMNAPESGQITSPKDYKIAYLKQANTLDQELTVLQTVFAGDNPLMNTVRDYEEVVGKLNQDPTNEKLQNRFTKMQQAMDRVDGWTASSQAQTILTKLGIYEMDKCVHELSGGQQKRVQLAQVLIQQSDLLILDEPTNHLDYEMIAWLEKFLSQYKGALLLVTHDRYFLDHVVQSIVELSGGQLHRYSGNYQDYVQERAHREELAAEQAHKANQLYKQELAWMREGVRARGTKQQARKDRFEDLKETVQNQTTRGTMTLNLAGSRLGKKVLELQEASFARNGKQLLQQLDLLIQADTRLGITGENGSGKTTLLNILAGRQSLDSGQLEVGETVKIAYYTQTNEGMTDDLRVIDYVREMAEEVTMANGSVASAEQVLEQFLFPRSMQQSYISSLSGGEKRRLYLARLLMTSPNVLLLDEPTNDLDTETLTILEEYIDHFTGAVIAVSHDRYFLDKTCEKLLIFEGAGQLREYWGKVSDYLKEANDSSTRRSDKTAKSAQDKSLSTSEASSSQEKTRLTYMEKKEWETIEDEITKLEDKIAAVEQEMLEVRADDYGMLNELNGKKQELEAALEEKMARWEYLAEFV from the coding sequence ATGAAAGAATTGAAAGCAAGCGGTATTTCACAATCAATAGGGATGAAAGTGTTGTTCGATGGAGTTGATCTGTCGCTTCAGAGCGGGGATAAGGTTGGGTTAATCGGGATTAATGGAACTGGAAAAACAACACTCTTAGATACGTTGGTGGGGATGAACGCACCAGAATCGGGTCAAATAACGAGTCCGAAAGATTATAAAATTGCATATTTGAAACAAGCGAATACGTTGGATCAGGAGTTAACGGTTCTTCAGACTGTTTTTGCCGGGGATAATCCACTGATGAACACAGTACGTGACTATGAAGAAGTTGTTGGGAAACTGAATCAAGATCCGACGAATGAAAAACTACAAAATCGATTTACCAAAATGCAGCAAGCCATGGATCGGGTGGATGGTTGGACGGCGAGTTCGCAAGCCCAGACCATTCTAACCAAGCTTGGGATTTATGAGATGGATAAATGCGTTCATGAACTTTCAGGTGGTCAGCAAAAACGCGTACAATTAGCACAAGTGCTGATTCAGCAATCAGATTTATTGATTTTAGATGAGCCAACGAACCACTTAGATTATGAGATGATTGCTTGGCTAGAGAAGTTCTTAAGTCAATATAAAGGGGCCTTGCTGTTGGTAACGCACGATCGGTATTTCTTAGATCATGTGGTACAGTCAATTGTAGAACTCTCTGGAGGCCAACTACATCGCTATAGTGGGAACTATCAAGACTATGTTCAAGAGCGGGCGCATCGTGAGGAATTAGCAGCTGAGCAAGCTCATAAAGCCAACCAATTATATAAACAAGAGTTAGCTTGGATGCGTGAAGGCGTACGAGCGCGTGGAACCAAGCAACAAGCGCGTAAAGATCGCTTCGAAGACTTAAAAGAGACCGTTCAAAATCAAACGACTCGAGGCACGATGACTTTGAACTTGGCGGGCAGTCGTTTAGGAAAAAAAGTTTTGGAACTGCAAGAAGCATCGTTTGCTCGTAATGGTAAGCAACTACTTCAACAACTTGATTTGTTAATTCAAGCTGATACACGACTTGGAATTACTGGGGAGAATGGGTCTGGCAAGACTACATTACTTAATATTTTGGCTGGGCGTCAGTCGCTTGATAGCGGGCAGCTAGAAGTAGGTGAGACGGTTAAGATTGCTTATTATACTCAGACCAATGAAGGAATGACGGATGATTTACGGGTTATCGATTATGTACGAGAGATGGCTGAAGAAGTGACGATGGCAAATGGTTCTGTGGCGTCCGCTGAACAAGTATTAGAACAATTCTTGTTCCCACGCTCAATGCAACAGTCTTATATCTCAAGTTTGTCGGGAGGCGAGAAACGACGCTTATATTTAGCTCGCTTACTGATGACTTCGCCGAATGTTTTATTATTAGATGAGCCAACCAATGATTTGGACACAGAGACATTGACTATTTTGGAAGAGTATATCGATCATTTTACGGGCGCAGTGATTGCCGTTAGTCACGATCGCTACTTCTTGGATAAAACGTGTGAAAAATTATTGATTTTTGAAGGAGCGGGACAACTTCGCGAATATTGGGGCAAAGTAAGCGATTATTTAAAAGAAGCGAATGACTCGTCAACTCGTCGCTCTGATAAAACGGCGAAATCTGCGCAAGATAAGTCACTGTCGACATCGGAAGCTAGTTCGTCTCAAGAGAAAACTCGCTTGACTTATATGGAAAAGAAAGAGTGGGAAACGATTGAAGATGAGATAACAAAACTTGAAGACAAAATCGCAGCTGTCGAACAAGAGATGTTGGAAGTGAGGGCGGACGATTATGGGATGTTGAATGAATTGAATGGAAAAAAACAAGAATTGGAAGCAGCCCTCGAAGAAAAAATGGCACGGTGGGAATATTTAGCTGAATTTGTATAG
- a CDS encoding cold-shock protein, with product MQTGIVKWFDAGKGYGFIESNHEDIFVHFTGINQDGFKSLNDGQTVEFNIAEGPRGKQATDVTIIETDHSQ from the coding sequence ATGCAGACAGGTATTGTAAAATGGTTCGACGCCGGAAAAGGGTATGGATTTATTGAAAGCAACCACGAAGATATTTTTGTCCACTTCACCGGTATTAATCAGGATGGATTCAAGTCCCTAAATGATGGTCAGACGGTTGAATTCAATATTGCAGAAGGACCGCGCGGCAAGCAAGCGACTGATGTAACTATCATTGAAACAGATCATTCACAATGA
- a CDS encoding ribonuclease HI family protein yields the protein MIRLHTDGAVNTKTGKVGIGFVVAGDSFYHQVAQPIVGHYNNHTAEFLAIQYALEWLIDQQLTDQMVFLQTDSKVAADVLQKEFTKNTDYLHYLETILTLKKQFPILEFIWVPEKNNRGADNLAKQALRQ from the coding sequence ATGATTCGATTACATACAGACGGTGCCGTTAATACAAAAACAGGGAAAGTAGGAATCGGTTTTGTAGTGGCCGGTGATTCATTCTATCACCAAGTCGCCCAACCCATTGTCGGCCATTATAATAACCATACAGCTGAATTTCTGGCCATTCAATACGCTCTAGAATGGTTAATTGATCAGCAGCTTACCGATCAGATGGTCTTCTTACAGACCGACAGTAAAGTTGCTGCTGACGTTCTACAAAAAGAATTCACCAAAAATACGGATTACCTTCACTATTTAGAGACCATTTTAACTTTAAAAAAGCAATTCCCTATTTTAGAGTTCATCTGGGTGCCAGAGAAGAATAATCGCGGGGCTGATAACTTAGCAAAACAAGCCTTACGACAATAA
- a CDS encoding sodium:alanine symporter family protein produces MLERMMAINDVINEIIWGAPILFLIVGGGIFFTIFTKFITFRKFGYAIKQTGLSIFADDEEGEGQVSAFEAVSTSLAASVGTGNIAGVGTAIAIGGPGAVFWMWLAAIFGMATKYAEIVLTIEYRDRTKDFRFVGGPMYYIERGTGQKWLAIIFAFLGGVATLGIGNMVQSNSVADVLESSIGVDPLMTGIVLAIVSALVIFGGLNAISKVTAKVVPLMAGLYIFGGILVILLNYDQIIPAFRMIFVDAFTGTAAFGGFAGAGLSMVIRYGVARGVFTNEAGLGSGPIAHAAATTDHPVRQGLWGIFEVFFDTIITCTITALVIIMTGAWTSGEVGAALTSLGFSEGIPYGEHMVSIGLVFFAFSTILGWSYYGERCFEYLFGPSSKVIYRIIYIPVIAVGAIGGLQEIWDIADTLNGLMIIPNFIGLLWLSPVVVRLTKDFFGSDGIYEKEQQH; encoded by the coding sequence ATGTTAGAGCGAATGATGGCAATAAATGATGTGATCAATGAAATCATTTGGGGTGCCCCGATTTTATTTTTAATTGTGGGTGGTGGGATTTTCTTCACAATTTTTACGAAATTTATAACATTTCGTAAGTTCGGTTATGCAATTAAACAGACTGGACTGAGTATTTTTGCTGATGACGAGGAAGGCGAAGGGCAAGTTTCGGCTTTTGAAGCTGTGTCGACATCTTTGGCTGCTTCGGTTGGGACTGGAAATATTGCCGGCGTCGGAACGGCCATTGCAATTGGTGGACCAGGTGCTGTCTTCTGGATGTGGCTTGCTGCAATATTTGGTATGGCAACGAAATATGCTGAGATTGTACTGACTATCGAATACCGTGACCGGACAAAAGATTTTCGCTTCGTCGGTGGGCCGATGTACTATATTGAGCGTGGTACGGGTCAAAAATGGTTAGCAATTATTTTTGCTTTTCTCGGGGGCGTAGCAACATTAGGAATCGGGAATATGGTCCAATCCAATTCCGTTGCTGATGTGCTGGAGTCATCGATAGGAGTTGATCCGCTGATGACGGGGATTGTATTGGCAATTGTGAGTGCACTTGTTATTTTTGGAGGCTTAAACGCAATCAGCAAGGTTACGGCAAAAGTTGTACCACTGATGGCGGGCTTGTATATTTTCGGCGGGATACTCGTTATTTTACTGAATTATGACCAAATTATTCCAGCATTTCGGATGATTTTTGTCGATGCATTCACCGGAACAGCTGCATTCGGTGGATTTGCCGGAGCAGGACTATCAATGGTGATTCGTTATGGTGTGGCCCGCGGTGTCTTCACGAATGAAGCTGGTTTAGGTAGTGGACCAATCGCTCATGCAGCAGCAACGACAGATCATCCTGTACGACAAGGCCTCTGGGGAATTTTTGAAGTGTTTTTCGATACGATTATAACGTGTACGATTACGGCACTTGTTATTATTATGACGGGAGCTTGGACATCTGGAGAGGTCGGAGCTGCATTGACATCGCTAGGGTTTAGTGAAGGTATTCCTTATGGTGAGCACATGGTTTCGATTGGCTTAGTTTTCTTTGCATTTTCAACGATTCTTGGTTGGTCATATTACGGAGAACGGTGCTTTGAATATTTATTTGGTCCGTCTAGTAAAGTAATTTACCGGATTATTTATATTCCAGTTATTGCAGTTGGCGCTATCGGCGGCTTGCAAGAGATTTGGGATATTGCTGATACCTTGAATGGCTTGATGATTATTCCAAACTTCATTGGCTTATTATGGCTGAGTCCAGTCGTTGTCCGCTTGACGAAAGATTTCTTCGGCTCAGACGGTATTTATGAAAAAGAACAACAACACTAA